From Solibacillus sp. FSL W7-1464:
TATTGCGTTGACGCCCATCTATTGAAGCATGTTAAACTAGTCAAAAATTATCAATAAAGGAGTTGTCTTTATGTCGGATTATAGCTATCAGTTGTTGGCCATTATTCTTTACATGATTGCAATGCTCGGTATCGGTTGGTATGCCTTCAGAAAAACTAGCAACCTGACAGATTATATGTTAGGCGGGCGTGGTCTAGGTGCAGCTGTAACAGCATTAAGTGCCGGTGCAGCGGATATGTCTGGCTGGCTGTTAATGGGGCTTCCAGGTGCAATCTATTTATCAGGACTTGTGGAAGCATGGATTGCAATCGGATTAACAATCGGTGCTTATCTAAACTGGTTACTAGTAGCACCTCGTTTACGAGTTTATACACAAGTAACAAAGGATTCCATTACAATTCCAAGTTATTTGGATAACCGTTTACGTGATAATACAAAACTATTGCGTATCGCATCGGGAATTATCATTTTAATATTCTTTACATTCTATGTATCTTCCGGAATGGTATCCGGCGGTAAGTTTTTCGAAAGCTCATTCGGAATGGATTATCATACAGGTCTTTTATTCGTATCTGCCGTAGTTGTGGCCTACACGTTATTTGGCGGATTCCTGGCAGTAAGTTATACGGATGTAATTCAAGGTCTAATTATGCTTGTTACATTAATTGCGGTTCCTGTTTTCGGAATTTTCTTAACTGGCGGTATTGGAGAAACGGTCGATTCTATTAAAGCAGTAGATCCGGAAATGTTCAGCCTTCTTCCATCTACTGTAACAGCTGCGGCTATTATTTCTTCTCTTGCATGGGGGCTTGGTTACTTTGGTCAGCCGCATATCATCGTACGCTTTATGGCGATTTCATCTGTAAAAGAAACGAAAAGCGCGCGCCGTATCGGTATTGGCTGGATGATTTTCAGTTTAATAGGTGCCCTTGCAACAGCATTGGTCGGTGTAGCATACTTCCAGCAGCAAGGTACGGAATTGAAAGATGCTGAAACGGTATTTATCGTATTAGGGCAAATTCTATTCCATCCATTCATCGCAGGGATTGTACTTGCAGCAATTCTGGCAGCAGTTATGAGTACAATTTCGTCACAATTAATCGTTACTTCTTCAGCACTCATTGAAGATATTTATAAAGCTTTATTCAACAAAACTGCGACAGATAAACATTACGTATTTTTAGGTCGTGTCGCTGTACTTTTCGTATCTATCTTTGCGGCAATTGTTGCATGGAATCCTGAAAGCACAATATTAGGGCTGGTAGCATTCGCATGGGCCGGTTTCGGTGCAGCATTCGGTCCAATCATTTTACTTTCTCTATTCTGGCGCAAGCTTACAAACTATGGAGCACTTGCCGGAATGGTAGCCGGTGCTGCAGTTGCATTCGTATGGGGACGTACGGATAGTTTAACAAGCATGCTTTATGAGATTGTACCTGGCTTTATCGCGTGTTTAGTCGTTGCAGTTGTTGTAAGTATGCTGACATATAAACCAAATGCGGAAATCGAAGAAGAGTTCAATGAAACTCAGCGTATTTTAAAAGAAGAGCAATAACATCAATATAACGGTAGAAGAAGCAGTCAGAAAAAATCTGACTGCTTCTTTTTAATTTTATAGCAACGCTGCACCTATGAGTCCTGCATTACCTTTATTTATGCTTGCCTGCACTCTGCCTTTTTTATGTTCAAAGAATGGATGGCTAAAATACTGATCAACTAAACCGGAAATTTCATCAACAATTTGCGGATGATGATTCATAACGCCTCCGCCTAGTACAACAACATGCGGATCTACTAATAGAATGAAACTATGAATTTTTCGGGCGATTTCCTGCTGCCATTTTTGGATGAGCGGTACAATACGTTTATCCTTTTCATAGTAGAGGTCAAAAAACTGCTGTAATGTTCTTTCTTCATTTGTTTTCTGCTGTAAATTCTTTAATAAACCAGGTCCGGAACATACTTCTTCAAAATAGGCATCTGTACTTGTTAACGAAAAGCCGATTTCACCGGGAACTCCGGCACCTCTTAAAAACTTCCCATCATGAATGGTACAGCAAGCAATTCCTGTACTGATCGTGATATAAATGAATGTCTCTTTTTTAAATTGACGGATTTTATATTCCCCGTTTGCTGCTGTCATCATATCGGTCTCCATAAAAACTTCAGCTTTCGGAAATGCTTTCTCAAGTCTTTGGACAAGCGGAAAATTACGCCATGGCAAGTTTTGCTGAAATACTACAAGCCCTTGTTGTAAATCTAATATTCCGGGTAAACCGACCGCAACTTTTATAACGTCCCCCTCTTCACCTTCCAGAAGCTTATGAAAACCTGAAATAATTGCATCAAATAATGGTTCAGATTGCTGGGGACTCTTTACTTCCATTTGCTTTATCAGTTTTTCCGGTTGTTCTTGCTTCGATAAAGCAAGTGCCAGTTTTGTCCCTCCGATATCAGCACTTAAAATCCACATTTAGTCCACCTGCTTTACAAAAATTCCGTAGTCTTTTCAAATGGTATAGCCAAGTACCCGCTACGAGTATGCTTTGAATTGTCCTATAGTTTTACTGCTTGCTTTCTGTTGTTTGATTCATATGCTGCCAGCGCAATTTCCAGAGATTTCAACCCATCATAGCCGGAAATAAGCGGCTGTTCTTGTTGCTGAATCGAATTTAGAAAGTCGACAATTAAATCGAAGTCGGTATCATTTCCGCTATATAAATGTGTGAGCGATTTACTGCCCTTCCCATACAAGTTAAGCTTCTCGTTAAACACATCGACTTTTCGCGTTGCTTTCGTTCCGATTACTTCAATCATCGCGTCACCCCATGTCGGAAATTCCGGGAACCGTGACCAGCTTGCATCGTGTGAAGCAATCACTCCATTATCAAATACAATTGTCATGATTCCGGCATCATCCGTACCGAGTTCGGTAAAATAGTTGTTTGCAAATGCTGTAATCTCTTTTGCTTCGCTGTTCATATACCAGCGCATAATATCTACCATATGGACGGTATGATCCAATACCGCGCCACCACCTGCCAACTCTTCATCGACAAACCATCCACCCGGGTTTTGCCCGCGGTTAGTCGAACGGATAGCAACAATTTCTCCAAGTTCACCTGCATCAATCGCTGCCTTCAAATCCCGGATAGGCGCACTGTACCGGACCGGATAAGCGATTGACAGATGCACACCGTTTTCTTTACATACATCGATCATCTCTTTTGCATCATCAATATTTGTAGCAATCGGTTTTTCACATAAGATATGTTTTTTTGCCTTTGCTGCCGCAATGACCATTTCTTTATGAAACACATTTTCACTGCAAATGAGCACAACATCGATATCTTCTGCTAAGAATACATTCATATCTGCAAAAAATGGTACATCATATTGCTTACTAGCCTTTTCCCCTCTCGTCATATCCGTATCAAAAATAGCGGTAAGTTTCGTGCCGGGTATACGCTGAATTGCCGTTGCATAGCTCGTAGCATGAATATGGGCAAAGCTCATAATACCAATGTTCATCGCAGTTCACCTCTTTGTAGGAGCAGTTGAACAGCAGCCAACTTTTCATCATAGGCATCATTCCATTGAACCGCATACCGACGAACTGCATCTATATTTTTAAACAAGTTTTGATTGTTGTCACTGTCACCCGTCATTTGTAAACTATCAAACTCTGCAATATGCAAATGGCTGCTCCATTCAAATTCAATACGGTCCTGACCCGTCCGGTATTCTAAATGGGCCATGATTGATTCACCGAATTCACAAAGAACGATCGTATAATGATTCTCTCCGATTTCATTCGAACGTACCGATACGTTTTGAACGGTTCCAAACCATAGAGATAAAGCAAAGATGTCTTCTTCTATATATGAAAAATTATCCGTCGTTCTCCGCAGTCGCAGGACGCCTTTTACCGAATCATGTGCTTTCAACACTTCATATAACTGAATGGCAAATGAATATGACCATAAATCGAAGTAAATCCAGCCTTGTTTATCAGAAATGGAGAATGGCTTATAGGCGTCTGCTGCAGGATGTTGCAGAATTGTTACGGTATTAGGCTCGTCGCTGTTCTCATTTGTAAATCGGTACAGCGGAGAATGCATAAGTAGCTGCCGGTCTTTTTCCAATACGATTTTCACTAGTAATCACCTACAATTTTATTTCTTGATTTGTTGCAGCCGATTCATAAATCGCCGCCAACATTTTCGTCACTTCAACCCCGTCTTCCACCGTAGAAATAGGCTGCACATTATTAATACAGCACTCCACAAAATGATTAATCTCATTGATGAATGAACCTGTAAAATCGAAACTTAATAAATCTATTTGTGGTGTAATATTTAAAATTGTGTCATGCTGCTCTTTTATAATTGCCAGCTCCGGTTCTACTTCCGCCCCGCCATTTTCACCATAAAGTTTTACGGATACTTCATCTTGTTTTGCATGTAGTGTAAAACTTACATCCACATATAGGGAAGCACCGTTTTCAAAACGAATGAGGGCATTCGCAAGGTCTTCCACATCATTATGTTCGGCGTCATAATCTGCCGCCTTATAGAAAGATAGGTTTTCAATATGGGCGCGGTTCCCCAGTTTTTTGTACGTATTACCTGTAACTGAAATTGGTTTTGGTTTACCCATTAAGTACCAGCAAAGGTCGATCATATGCGTTCCTAAATCAATTAAAGGCCCGCCGCCGGATCTTTTTATATCACTGAACCAACCTCCCGGATTCCCTAATCGGCGTAAGCATGAAGCCTTCGCATAATAAATCTCACCCAGTTCACCTGCATCAATAAATTTTTTGAGAACGCCTACATTTGTTGCAAATCTACGTACATAGCCAACTTGTAATATCTTATTCGACTCTTTTACCGCTGCTTCTACTGCATAAGCTTCATCAAGCGTTAAGCTTAATGGTTTTTCAAGTAGAACATGCTTACCTTTTTTTAGTGCCTGAATGGCAATTTCTGCATGGGAATTATTCCATGTACAAATACTGATTGCATCAATTTCCTCGTTTGCAAGAAAATCACTCACTTTTGAATATAAACTCTCTACGAAATATTTTTTGCCTAACGCATGCAGCCTTCGTTCATCACTATCACAGATCGCAACAATCTCTACATTGGGATTTTCAAAATAAGGTTTTAAATGGTACTCGGAAATGGATCCTCCTCCAATTACACCAACCTTTAACATGTTAATTCCCTCCCGACTATTCAATGATGGCGGTCAATGCCTCACTGCTCTCTAATATGTCATACACACCGGCTGAATTATCAAAAGGAATTTCCATTTGCACAAAGTCAGAAACATCGATCGCTTTTCGTTCCAGTAAACGGATTGAGGCTGCCAGATTGTATCCTTCCGTTTAGCGAACATAATGATACGGATAGTCAAACACTTCTCTTACATAGCGTGCGTCATAACGGCCTGGCCACCAGCACCTGAGTGAGTGAACAGCATTTATACCATCCTCTTCGTATAATCCAAAATATGCTGTTCCATTTCATTTAAATCCGAAAAATTTTAATACCCGGTGTAACTTTCAGCATTTCAGCTCTTTTTCCATTAGGTTCATAGCAGATTATGTCATAAGTTTCTGCTGTACATATCGTTGCAAACATTCGGTCGATTACACCTAACCCGATAACTACAACCCTTTCACCGAACTACAGCTGTAATTTCCCCATTTACATCCATGTCAAGTATGTGCTCAATGGATACGCGGGGATAGCAAAGTAATTTATGAGCATGGGCCGCTGTATTTAATAATGCTGTTCCCTGTCCGACCCTTATAATTATAGTTTCCTTATTAAAGCATTTTGCAAACTCCTTCACCTGCCTGTGAACAGATAATGTTTCCTTTCATGTTACATTCAAAATCTTTAAAGATGCATCGCCATGTAATAGCGCGGTTTGCGTATTTGTTTAACCGCAAAATGGAGGCCCGCTAGACTTTCGCGGACCCCCATTTCTTTATGCCAGACCACTATACGGATAAAGCACATTGTTCGGATACTTAATATCTTTTTGATTTTTAACAAACATTGCTCCCTCTTCGATGAGCACATTTTGGATAACAGGAATCTGTAAATTATCCGGTGTAAAGCAAAGTCTGATTTTTTCGGATTGTATAGGTAAGCAACCGAGTATTTCCTGTACGTCAACCTGCTCTTTAGAAATCACGTCGACTAACTCGGCATGCTCGGCTGTTTCATTCAAAATGACAAACGCCTGAAACTTGGGAACATAGTAAATACAGTCCCAGTATTGTGTTAATGCATGGAACATCACGATATTTTCATTATTAACCATACTCATTTTCTGACTGACAGATTTTCTGAACACCGTTGTTTCATAAAATAGATTTCTTGTAGGTTTATCATCCAGGTTCACTTTCTTTACTTCTGCATGAACCGCCTCAATATCTTTTTTATCCACAGTAAATGTAGATTGTATACGCGTCTCAAAACCGAATTTCGGATAAAAATCCAATACTGTTTTATTCGCGAATAGGTAGATGATCTGGGCACTCATATGATCCTCCAACACCTTATCCATAAGCTGACGCGATAATCCTTTCCCTTGGAATTTAGGATTTGTCATAACAGTCCCGATTTGAACAGCTTTATACTGCCTTCCATCCAAAATCATCGTTCCGCTACTCGTAGAAACATTTGCTATTATTTCTCCACCCACTTCAAAAGCATAGGGGCTGTATGTATCGTTCCAATATCCCTGCTCATCCCATTGTTCGAAATCCAGACCAAAAGTATCATTTGCCAGTTTAAAGAAACTCTTTTTCAACTGGGGGTTAAGGCGCACAGCCTCTCCTTTAACAAAATTCACATCCACCCATCCTTTTTCTCATAAATAATCTCTCCTTCTGAAACAGTTAATATAACATCTTCGTTTTCATTTACGATATAAAAATCCGCATCTTTTCCGATTTCAATCGACCCTTTACTTCCAAATAATCCCAACAATTTTGCGCTGTTTATTGAAGTCAGCTTAGCCAGTGTCATATCCGACAACCCAAGCCACTCTTTCATATTTTTTCTGGACCTGTTTAAATTGAGCGTACTTCCCGCAAGTGCATCACTTTCGACTAATTTACACAAGCCTTCTTCTACACGAACTTGTTGTCCACCTAAATCATAAATACCGTCTGCTAATTCGGTTGCCCGCATACTGTCTGATATTAATATCATTCGGTCTTCACCGATCGTGTCGTAAATAAAGCGAATCATGTCCGGGTGAATATGAAAACCGTCAGCAATAATTTCCAGCATACACTCACTTTGCAGTAAAGCGACCTGCAAGCCAGGCTCTCGGTGATGAATCGGTCTCATTCCATTGCAGAAATGGGTGGCATTCTGAATAAGCTGCTGTTCCAACAATGCCTTTGTCTCGGCATATTTGGCATCGGAATGACCAATGGATGCAACAATCCCTTTGTTTTTTAAGTATGTTGAAAGCTTAAGGTCTTCATCTAACTCTGCTGCTAAAGTAATAAGCTTTATTTCATTTTGGGAAGAAGCGTTTAAATGGTCAAATATTTCTACAGAAGGCTTTATTATAAACCGATCGGACTGTGCCCCTTTTTGAACCGGGTTAATGAAAGGACCTTCTAAATGGATGCCGGCAACTTTGGCACCTTTTACATTGTTCTTCGTATTGGCAATCGATTGTACTACGCGCTCGATCTGAGTTTCTGAAGCGGTCATCGTTGTTGCTAAAAAGGTTGTTACCCCGTATTTTGCGAGTGCAGTA
This genomic window contains:
- a CDS encoding peptide ABC transporter substrate-binding protein is translated as MKIVLEKDRQLLMHSPLYRFTNENSDEPNTVTILQHPAADAYKPFSISDKQGWIYFDLWSYSFAIQLYEVLKAHDSVKGVLRLRRTTDNFSYIEEDIFALSLWFGTVQNVSVRSNEIGENHYTIVLCEFGESIMAHLEYRTGQDRIEFEWSSHLHIAEFDSLQMTGDSDNNQNLFKNIDAVRRYAVQWNDAYDEKLAAVQLLLQRGELR
- a CDS encoding GNAT family N-acetyltransferase; this translates as MNFVKGEAVRLNPQLKKSFFKLANDTFGLDFEQWDEQGYWNDTYSPYAFEVGGEIIANVSTSSGTMILDGRQYKAVQIGTVMTNPKFQGKGLSRQLMDKVLEDHMSAQIIYLFANKTVLDFYPKFGFETRIQSTFTVDKKDIEAVHAEVKKVNLDDKPTRNLFYETTVFRKSVSQKMSMVNNENIVMFHALTQYWDCIYYVPKFQAFVILNETAEHAELVDVISKEQVDVQEILGCLPIQSEKIRLCFTPDNLQIPVIQNVLIEEGAMFVKNQKDIKYPNNVLYPYSGLA
- a CDS encoding Gfo/Idh/MocA family protein, which translates into the protein MNIGIMSFAHIHATSYATAIQRIPGTKLTAIFDTDMTRGEKASKQYDVPFFADMNVFLAEDIDVVLICSENVFHKEMVIAAAKAKKHILCEKPIATNIDDAKEMIDVCKENGVHLSIAYPVRYSAPIRDLKAAIDAGELGEIVAIRSTNRGQNPGGWFVDEELAGGGAVLDHTVHMVDIMRWYMNSEAKEITAFANNYFTELGTDDAGIMTIVFDNGVIASHDASWSRFPEFPTWGDAMIEVIGTKATRKVDVFNEKLNLYGKGSKSLTHLYSGNDTDFDLIVDFLNSIQQQEQPLISGYDGLKSLEIALAAYESNNRKQAVKL
- the nagA gene encoding N-acetylglucosamine-6-phosphate deacetylase: MEKTWCIGPLQIVREQRIDEDCYAVIEGKKIVRFCKKNELPEQIDYVETKAAYKMMPGMIDQHIHGMSGADVMDGTESSLNTISTALAKYGVTTFLATTMTASETQIERVVQSIANTKNNVKGAKVAGIHLEGPFINPVQKGAQSDRFIIKPSVEIFDHLNASSQNEIKLITLAAELDEDLKLSTYLKNKGIVASIGHSDAKYAETKALLEQQLIQNATHFCNGMRPIHHREPGLQVALLQSECMLEIIADGFHIHPDMIRFIYDTIGEDRMILISDSMRATELADGIYDLGGQQVRVEEGLCKLVESDALAGSTLNLNRSRKNMKEWLGLSDMTLAKLTSINSAKLLGLFGSKGSIEIGKDADFYIVNENEDVILTVSEGEIIYEKKDGWM
- a CDS encoding Gfo/Idh/MocA family protein, whose translation is MLKVGVIGGGSISEYHLKPYFENPNVEIVAICDSDERRLHALGKKYFVESLYSKVSDFLANEEIDAISICTWNNSHAEIAIQALKKGKHVLLEKPLSLTLDEAYAVEAAVKESNKILQVGYVRRFATNVGVLKKFIDAGELGEIYYAKASCLRRLGNPGGWFSDIKRSGGGPLIDLGTHMIDLCWYLMGKPKPISVTGNTYKKLGNRAHIENLSFYKAADYDAEHNDVEDLANALIRFENGASLYVDVSFTLHAKQDEVSVKLYGENGGAEVEPELAIIKEQHDTILNITPQIDLLSFDFTGSFINEINHFVECCINNVQPISTVEDGVEVTKMLAAIYESAATNQEIKL
- a CDS encoding ROK family protein yields the protein MWILSADIGGTKLALALSKQEQPEKLIKQMEVKSPQQSEPLFDAIISGFHKLLEGEEGDVIKVAVGLPGILDLQQGLVVFQQNLPWRNFPLVQRLEKAFPKAEVFMETDMMTAANGEYKIRQFKKETFIYITISTGIACCTIHDGKFLRGAGVPGEIGFSLTSTDAYFEEVCSGPGLLKNLQQKTNEERTLQQFFDLYYEKDKRIVPLIQKWQQEIARKIHSFILLVDPHVVVLGGGVMNHHPQIVDEISGLVDQYFSHPFFEHKKGRVQASINKGNAGLIGAALL
- the putP gene encoding sodium/proline symporter PutP — protein: MSDYSYQLLAIILYMIAMLGIGWYAFRKTSNLTDYMLGGRGLGAAVTALSAGAADMSGWLLMGLPGAIYLSGLVEAWIAIGLTIGAYLNWLLVAPRLRVYTQVTKDSITIPSYLDNRLRDNTKLLRIASGIIILIFFTFYVSSGMVSGGKFFESSFGMDYHTGLLFVSAVVVAYTLFGGFLAVSYTDVIQGLIMLVTLIAVPVFGIFLTGGIGETVDSIKAVDPEMFSLLPSTVTAAAIISSLAWGLGYFGQPHIIVRFMAISSVKETKSARRIGIGWMIFSLIGALATALVGVAYFQQQGTELKDAETVFIVLGQILFHPFIAGIVLAAILAAVMSTISSQLIVTSSALIEDIYKALFNKTATDKHYVFLGRVAVLFVSIFAAIVAWNPESTILGLVAFAWAGFGAAFGPIILLSLFWRKLTNYGALAGMVAGAAVAFVWGRTDSLTSMLYEIVPGFIACLVVAVVVSMLTYKPNAEIEEEFNETQRILKEEQ